From a single Anaerolineales bacterium genomic region:
- a CDS encoding PfkB family carbohydrate kinase — MLELSSLQPVDYLAIGHVAVDLTPHGKQLGGTVSYAALTAQALGLRVGIVTSAGTDAPLQALNGIQIFNIPTETSTIFENVETENGRRQTLHHQAAPITFEQVPQVWRDSPIVHLAPIAQEVDMAMAGQFPSSWVGVTPQGWMRTWDEQGRVVAKAWENSEQVLGQVGCVVMSVEDVERDLELVEWMAHHTRLLCLTEGELGSVLYWNGDRRRFRPPSIEEVDSTGAGDIFAAAFFSRLRGTRDPWEAARFATSLAAHSVARAGLDGIPTRAEIEHCLMEVLS; from the coding sequence ATGTTGGAATTGTCATCCCTTCAGCCTGTGGACTATCTCGCCATTGGTCATGTCGCTGTGGATTTAACGCCGCATGGTAAACAACTCGGCGGGACGGTTTCCTATGCGGCGTTGACGGCACAGGCGCTCGGTCTGCGGGTGGGGATCGTCACCTCGGCGGGGACGGATGCACCGTTGCAGGCTTTGAATGGGATACAGATATTCAACATCCCAACTGAAACCAGCACGATTTTCGAAAACGTCGAAACGGAGAACGGACGCAGGCAGACCTTGCATCATCAAGCCGCGCCGATCACTTTTGAGCAGGTTCCACAAGTTTGGCGGGATTCGCCCATTGTTCATCTCGCTCCCATCGCGCAGGAGGTGGATATGGCGATGGCGGGACAATTCCCGTCGTCGTGGGTGGGTGTCACACCGCAGGGCTGGATGCGAACGTGGGATGAGCAAGGTCGGGTTGTGGCAAAAGCTTGGGAAAACAGCGAGCAGGTTCTCGGTCAGGTTGGATGCGTGGTGATGAGCGTCGAGGATGTGGAACGCGATCTGGAGCTTGTCGAATGGATGGCGCATCATACCCGTCTGCTTTGTCTCACGGAAGGGGAGTTGGGGTCGGTCTTGTACTGGAATGGAGACCGGCGCCGCTTTCGTCCGCCATCCATCGAGGAAGTTGACTCAACAGGCGCGGGCGATATTTTTGCGGCTGCATTTTTTTCGCGTTTGCGCGGCACGCGTGACCCGTGGGAGGCGGCGCGGTTCGCCACCAGCCTTGCGGCTCATTCGGTGGCGCGTGCCGGTTTGGATGGAATTCCGACCCGTGCAGAGATCGAGCATTGTTTGATGGAGGTTTTATCTTGA
- a CDS encoding ATP-binding protein produces the protein MSQNLPKLTPEMLIPRMGEYIVQKGLVSENDLQKALAYQQEQIAKGIPCLIGQSLMDLGFLDRDTLDQVVTEQIIQLRSALQAANRNLEQRVKDRTADLNEALNRLSELNQMKANFVSNISHELRTPLTHIKGYLELLVTESLGAIAEEQRHALSVSQRAAARLEGLIEDLIMFSLASRGEMSMKMDKVDIRRLASLAVKAAVNKAEDRGVKLQVSAADGVPAVQADPEKIGWVLNQLLDNGIKFTPSGGSVMVSLKEEGINLVMLSVTDSGIGIPPHRMKEIFEPFHQLDGSSTRHYGGTGLGLSLVRQVIEAHGSLLDVQSVEGKGTTFKFPLLAVRD, from the coding sequence ATGTCCCAAAACCTTCCGAAGCTTACCCCTGAAATGCTGATACCCCGTATGGGCGAATATATCGTCCAGAAGGGGTTGGTCAGCGAAAACGACCTGCAAAAAGCACTTGCCTATCAACAGGAGCAGATCGCCAAGGGGATTCCCTGCCTGATCGGTCAGTCGTTGATGGATTTGGGGTTTCTGGATCGGGATACGCTCGATCAGGTGGTCACCGAACAGATCATTCAGCTCCGCTCTGCTTTGCAGGCGGCGAACCGTAATCTGGAACAGCGCGTCAAAGACCGCACGGCGGATTTGAACGAAGCGCTCAACAGGCTTTCGGAACTTAATCAAATGAAGGCAAATTTCGTGTCGAACATCTCGCACGAGTTACGCACGCCATTAACACATATCAAAGGCTATCTTGAACTGCTGGTGACCGAGTCGCTGGGGGCTATTGCGGAAGAACAGCGGCATGCCCTGTCTGTCAGTCAGCGTGCGGCGGCTCGGCTCGAAGGTTTGATCGAAGACCTGATCATGTTCTCGCTGGCTTCACGCGGCGAGATGAGCATGAAAATGGATAAGGTGGATATCCGCCGGCTTGCATCGCTTGCGGTCAAAGCTGCGGTGAATAAGGCAGAAGATCGAGGCGTCAAATTACAGGTCTCTGCAGCGGATGGCGTTCCCGCCGTGCAGGCAGACCCGGAGAAGATCGGCTGGGTGTTGAATCAACTTCTTGATAACGGGATCAAGTTCACCCCGTCGGGAGGAAGCGTGATGGTCAGTTTGAAGGAGGAGGGGATCAATCTTGTCATGCTTTCCGTAACCGATAGCGGCATCGGAATCCCGCCGCATCGTATGAAGGAGATCTTCGAGCCGTTCCATCAATTGGATGGTTCGTCCACGCGTCATTACGGCGGGACGGGGCTTGGGCTTTCGCTTGTGCGGCAGGTGATTGAGGCGCACGGTTCGCTGCTGGATGTGCAGTCGGTGGAGGGGAAGGGCACTACGTTCAAGTTCCCATTGCTGGCGGTACGTGATTAG
- a CDS encoding ParA family protein — MTKIYTLVNQKGGVGKTTSTINIAAYLARMGQRVLVVDLDPQANATSCLGVDKLNVQGGTYEALLGDGDVFPHILLNERLRLSLLPSSPSLAGAEVELVDELARESRLRKAIQKVADRYDYIFVDCPPSLGLLTVNGLMAAMDGVIVPVQCEYLALEGLGQLTQTIERVRSLLFPELTVRGVVLTMFDSRTNLSNDVVDEVNRHFPNQVFKNIIPRSVRLAEAPSYGLPISEYAPTSVGALAYEALAKELLKGDRV; from the coding sequence TTGACGAAGATCTATACCTTGGTGAACCAGAAAGGCGGTGTCGGGAAGACCACGTCCACGATCAATATTGCGGCGTATCTGGCGCGCATGGGGCAGCGTGTGCTGGTGGTGGATCTCGACCCGCAGGCGAATGCCACATCTTGTTTGGGCGTGGACAAGCTCAATGTGCAGGGCGGCACCTATGAAGCGCTGTTGGGGGATGGGGATGTTTTCCCGCATATTTTGTTGAACGAGCGTTTGCGGCTGTCGCTGCTTCCTTCGTCACCGTCGCTGGCGGGTGCGGAAGTGGAACTGGTGGATGAATTGGCGCGCGAGTCGCGTTTGCGCAAAGCAATCCAGAAGGTGGCGGACCGCTACGATTATATTTTTGTAGACTGTCCGCCTTCGCTCGGTCTATTAACCGTGAACGGGTTGATGGCGGCGATGGATGGGGTCATCGTCCCGGTGCAATGTGAGTATCTCGCGCTCGAAGGGCTGGGACAGCTGACTCAGACCATTGAGCGGGTTCGTTCGCTGTTGTTTCCTGAGTTGACGGTGCGTGGCGTGGTGTTGACGATGTTCGACAGCCGTACCAATCTCTCCAACGATGTGGTGGACGAAGTGAATCGGCACTTTCCGAATCAGGTGTTCAAGAACATTATTCCGCGCAGTGTGCGTCTGGCGGAGGCGCCTTCGTATGGACTGCCGATCTCGGAGTATGCTCCCACGTCCGTTGGTGCGCTGGCGTATGAAGCGCTGGCAAAGGAATTGTTGAAAGGCGATAGAGTTTAA
- a CDS encoding HAMP domain-containing sensor histidine kinase: protein MDLSTLTQLHQIFQEVQNQQDWKTALDKLFLSMRSSFVFDNVAIYLADRQARGLDVVYARAMGRGKTAEADAAWGESVANDVISNRRVVLREPKEKSEIKDRMSQTYLLGIPLSIGTKVRGALLFVRFGGPQYTDLHLHLASLQAFWSAALLERKELGEARAELDSVQRQMRLQDDFVSTISHELRTPLGFIKGYSTSLLRQDTTWDDETQREFLTIIDEEADRLTRLIEDMLESARLQSKTLQFKFSPIRLDALVRDVATRVKTHHPELEIDFQLESLPPVLGDGVRLSQVFENLFSNAIKYAPKSKISIATKSADKRVLISFADQGDGIPEDFLPFLFERFYRVPGERTVTGTGLGLYICKQIVMAHHGKIWVESVLDAGTTFFIELPADPTL, encoded by the coding sequence ATGGACTTATCAACGCTTACCCAACTGCATCAAATTTTTCAGGAAGTGCAAAACCAGCAGGATTGGAAAACCGCGCTGGATAAATTGTTCCTGTCCATGCGCTCTTCTTTTGTGTTCGATAATGTAGCCATCTATCTGGCGGACCGGCAGGCGCGCGGTTTGGATGTGGTGTATGCGCGTGCGATGGGTCGCGGGAAGACTGCCGAGGCGGACGCTGCCTGGGGGGAGAGTGTGGCGAACGATGTCATCTCCAATAGACGCGTGGTATTGCGTGAGCCAAAGGAAAAGAGCGAAATCAAAGATCGTATGTCGCAGACGTATTTGTTGGGCATACCTTTGAGCATCGGCACGAAGGTGCGCGGCGCGTTATTGTTCGTCCGTTTTGGCGGTCCGCAATATACTGATCTACATTTGCATTTGGCATCGTTGCAGGCGTTTTGGTCTGCGGCACTGCTCGAACGAAAGGAATTGGGGGAGGCACGCGCTGAATTGGATTCGGTCCAGCGTCAGATGCGCCTTCAGGATGATTTTGTCTCGACCATTTCGCACGAATTACGCACGCCGCTCGGGTTCATTAAGGGCTATTCCACCAGTCTTTTGCGTCAGGACACCACATGGGATGACGAAACGCAGCGTGAATTTCTAACCATCATCGACGAGGAAGCCGACCGTCTCACACGCCTGATCGAGGATATGCTCGAATCTGCCCGCCTGCAGAGCAAGACATTGCAGTTCAAATTTTCACCGATCCGGCTGGACGCGCTTGTGAGGGATGTTGCCACGCGGGTGAAGACGCATCATCCGGAATTGGAGATCGATTTCCAGCTCGAATCCCTGCCGCCGGTGCTGGGAGACGGCGTGCGTCTTTCGCAGGTTTTCGAGAATCTGTTCAGCAATGCCATCAAGTATGCTCCCAAGTCGAAGATCAGCATTGCGACAAAAAGTGCTGATAAGAGGGTCTTGATCTCTTTTGCAGATCAAGGCGATGGTATTCCAGAAGATTTTCTTCCGTTTTTGTTCGAGCGTTTTTACCGCGTTCCCGGCGAACGAACTGTCACGGGCACGGGCTTGGGGTTATATATTTGCAAGCAAATTGTCATGGCACATCATGGTAAGATTTGGGTAGAGTCGGTGTTGGATGCGGGTACGACCTTTTTTATTGAGTTGCCCGCCGATCCAACGCTTTGA
- the jag gene encoding RNA-binding cell elongation regulator Jag/EloR, with the protein MNERTTLEVIAPTVEEAIQQGLTQLGLTADAVSVEVLDSGSKGLFGLGGRQVRVRLTVNPPVSHDATPSASTPDREPAHTKRTESKPKAKESKPRAAKKAVVEEKTEEKKPAEQPAPKKMARTDHDVILDTTEDVISKLIHYLGMKAQVSAHYDDTSTDDRRVILVDVRGDDLTSLIGRHAETLTAFQHVASLIVGKQTEHWVQLIVDVEGYRSRREKQVRQLANRMADQVTKTGRRVTMEPMPSSERRVVHIELRGHPAVTTESTGEEPYRKVVILPKE; encoded by the coding sequence ATGAACGAGCGAACCACGCTTGAAGTCATCGCACCGACCGTTGAAGAAGCCATCCAACAAGGCTTGACCCAACTTGGGCTGACGGCGGACGCCGTCTCGGTGGAAGTGCTCGACTCCGGCTCAAAAGGACTGTTCGGACTGGGCGGGCGGCAGGTGCGTGTGCGCCTGACGGTCAACCCGCCTGTTTCTCATGACGCAACTCCTTCCGCCTCCACCCCGGACCGTGAGCCTGCTCACACAAAACGGACCGAATCCAAGCCGAAAGCGAAAGAGTCCAAACCGCGCGCCGCGAAGAAAGCCGTAGTTGAGGAAAAAACGGAAGAGAAGAAACCTGCTGAACAACCCGCACCAAAAAAGATGGCACGCACTGACCATGACGTCATCTTGGACACAACCGAAGATGTGATTTCAAAATTGATCCATTATTTGGGGATGAAGGCTCAAGTTTCCGCCCATTACGACGACACCAGCACCGACGACCGCCGTGTCATCCTTGTGGATGTACGCGGTGATGACCTCACTTCCCTGATCGGGCGCCACGCTGAGACGTTGACCGCTTTCCAGCATGTCGCGTCGCTCATTGTCGGCAAGCAGACCGAACATTGGGTGCAGTTGATCGTGGATGTGGAAGGGTACCGTTCCCGCCGCGAAAAGCAGGTTCGCCAGCTCGCCAATCGCATGGCAGACCAGGTCACAAAGACCGGACGCAGAGTGACCATGGAGCCGATGCCATCCAGCGAACGCCGCGTTGTCCACATCGAACTGCGCGGACATCCCGCCGTCACCACCGAAAGCACGGGGGAAGAGCCGTATCGCAAAGTGGTGATCCTGCCAAAGGAATAG
- a CDS encoding ParB/RepB/Spo0J family partition protein produces the protein MAQRKGLGKGLDALIPGGKPVSPSGTGSGVQQVAVDAIKMNPRQPRVHFSQEELNELAASIREHGVIQPLIVSPNGDGTFVLIAGERRWHASQRAGLRTVPVITRQANNQELLEIALIENVQRADLNPMEEAEAYHQLAEDFGLSHEMIAKRVGKSRVAVTNTMRLLGLADAVKQALVDGKITEGHARALLALSTQKAQTAALQTIMNLSLSVRQAEELVRKLTGSKPVKARKPMRNANLTDVEKRLQRSLGTKVALKHGKKGGTVTIYYYSDEELDVLLEKLT, from the coding sequence ATGGCTCAACGAAAAGGTTTAGGCAAGGGATTGGATGCGCTCATTCCGGGCGGAAAACCAGTTTCTCCGTCTGGGACTGGAAGCGGTGTACAGCAGGTGGCGGTGGATGCGATCAAGATGAATCCGCGCCAGCCGCGCGTGCATTTCTCGCAGGAGGAATTGAACGAACTGGCGGCGTCGATTCGGGAACATGGCGTAATCCAGCCTCTGATCGTCTCCCCGAACGGCGATGGGACCTTCGTCCTGATCGCGGGCGAGCGCCGTTGGCACGCCTCCCAGCGTGCCGGTTTGCGGACCGTGCCTGTCATCACGCGGCAGGCGAATAATCAGGAATTGCTTGAGATCGCGCTGATTGAGAACGTCCAGCGTGCGGATCTGAACCCGATGGAAGAGGCTGAGGCTTATCATCAATTGGCGGAGGATTTTGGGCTTTCGCACGAGATGATCGCCAAGCGCGTCGGCAAGAGCCGCGTGGCAGTGACCAACACCATGCGTCTGCTCGGGCTCGCGGATGCGGTCAAGCAGGCGTTGGTGGATGGCAAGATCACCGAAGGGCATGCGCGCGCCTTGTTGGCGCTCTCCACCCAAAAGGCGCAGACAGCCGCCTTGCAAACGATCATGAACCTTTCGCTGAGCGTCCGTCAGGCGGAGGAATTGGTGCGCAAGTTGACTGGCAGTAAACCCGTCAAAGCCAGGAAGCCGATGCGCAACGCCAATTTAACAGACGTGGAAAAACGTCTCCAGCGCAGTTTGGGGACGAAGGTCGCTTTGAAGCATGGCAAAAAGGGCGGCACGGTGACGATCTATTATTATTCGGATGAAGAGTTGGATGTGTTACTGGAGAAGTTGACGTGA
- a CDS encoding amidohydrolase, whose protein sequence is MKLLYNANIRTFDSANPLAEAILIAGGRIIAVGGKSTLESLAHGKVDKQDMQGKTILPGLTDAHIHIQHYALGLSKVDCETKTKEECLRRVGERAKTLKSGEWVLGHGWQQNDWDGNFPTADELDAVSPHNPVYLTAKSLHAAWANTSALKLANITDSTSDPKDGAIQRDAHGHAAGILLETAMGLVSSAVPESSIPEVAEAIEKAQPILWRMGITGIHDFDRRESFMALQLLRAQNKLRLRVCKNIPVESVEQANDLGLRTGFGDEWLWLGSVKAFMDGALGPRTAAMIEPYEGEPHNKGILNMDGEELFEHCRKAADVGLSMTVHAIGDKANHEVLNAFEQLRNYETQNNLPHLRHRIEHVQVIHPDDAPRLAKLNVIASMQPIHATSDMHAADRYWGKRAKFSYAWRDQLNFGAPLAFGSDAPVESPNPFLGIYAAVTRKRADASDSDPVWFPDQALTLSEAFSAYSLGAAYAANAEHRLGKLAENFHADLIVLDADPFEIPPKDLLTLNVNSVMINGDWVLQ, encoded by the coding sequence GTGAAACTTCTCTACAACGCTAATATCCGTACTTTTGATTCTGCCAATCCGCTCGCCGAAGCGATCCTCATCGCAGGCGGGCGGATCATTGCAGTGGGTGGCAAATCCACGCTTGAATCTCTTGCGCACGGCAAAGTGGACAAGCAGGACATGCAGGGCAAAACCATCTTGCCTGGGCTGACCGACGCGCACATCCACATTCAGCATTACGCGCTGGGACTCTCCAAAGTGGATTGCGAAACAAAGACAAAAGAAGAATGTCTGCGGCGGGTGGGGGAGCGGGCGAAAACGCTCAAGTCCGGCGAATGGGTCCTGGGACATGGCTGGCAACAAAACGACTGGGATGGAAACTTTCCAACCGCTGATGAACTCGATGCTGTCTCCCCGCACAACCCCGTCTATCTCACTGCCAAGTCGCTCCATGCGGCGTGGGCGAACACCTCCGCGCTGAAACTGGCGAACATCACCGATTCCACGTCAGACCCGAAGGACGGTGCAATTCAACGCGATGCGCACGGTCACGCCGCGGGTATTTTGCTAGAAACCGCCATGGGACTTGTATCCAGCGCGGTTCCAGAATCAAGCATCCCCGAAGTTGCCGAAGCGATTGAAAAGGCACAGCCAATCCTCTGGCGCATGGGCATCACCGGCATCCACGATTTCGACCGCCGCGAATCCTTCATGGCGTTGCAATTGCTTCGCGCGCAAAACAAACTCCGCTTGCGTGTGTGCAAAAATATCCCCGTTGAAAGCGTGGAACAGGCGAACGACCTCGGCTTGCGCACGGGCTTCGGCGACGAGTGGTTGTGGCTTGGCTCGGTAAAAGCTTTTATGGATGGCGCGCTCGGTCCGCGCACCGCGGCGATGATCGAGCCGTATGAGGGCGAACCGCACAACAAGGGCATCCTCAACATGGACGGCGAGGAACTTTTTGAGCATTGCCGAAAAGCCGCCGATGTTGGTTTGAGCATGACCGTCCACGCGATTGGCGACAAAGCCAACCACGAAGTGTTGAATGCTTTCGAGCAATTGCGAAATTACGAAACACAAAACAATCTGCCGCACCTGCGTCATCGCATCGAGCATGTGCAGGTCATCCACCCCGATGACGCGCCGCGCCTTGCGAAACTAAATGTCATTGCTTCGATGCAACCCATCCATGCCACGTCGGACATGCACGCCGCCGACCGCTACTGGGGTAAACGCGCAAAATTCTCCTACGCCTGGCGCGACCAGTTGAACTTCGGCGCGCCGCTTGCTTTTGGATCGGATGCGCCCGTGGAATCGCCCAACCCGTTTTTGGGAATCTACGCCGCCGTGACGCGCAAGCGCGCCGACGCCTCGGACTCCGACCCTGTCTGGTTCCCTGACCAAGCTTTGACCTTGTCTGAAGCGTTCTCCGCCTACTCGTTGGGCGCCGCCTACGCCGCCAACGCGGAGCACCGCCTTGGCAAGCTCGCTGAAAATTTCCACGCCGACTTGATCGTTCTCGACGCTGATCCGTTCGAAATCCCCCCAAAAGACCTGTTGACATTGAACGTGAATTCTGTAATGATAAACGGAGACTGGGTTTTGCAATAA